A single genomic interval of Asterias amurensis chromosome 1, ASM3211899v1 harbors:
- the LOC139954557 gene encoding double zinc ribbon and ankyrin repeat-containing protein 1-like isoform X1, with the protein MHSWQDTMAAGAVSPPSIIPLRVPVAGKSKTEIDTNTYIELKTDFPEAQIHFTIDGSKPDPFQQIGLRKTQQYRKPFLLQEGKKTVKAIAITKNRESNIVSKTFTVEWAPGQEKYETDDESINYRISRDKTSALQNTSTKTTAALMKKVLEESQKPVKGSNYRKPTTGTRFMEGRLGNKTASTSVGEKAKQNGQPVAIASTLKDTSRTPPKNMTQANRLQRETDFLKCIFCGADRPADPFARFCIACGNPVPPLPNARLPPPEPAQLGMCVGCNAMVPLNVSNCLICEMPIAPQLIPQASVKLKDKLICNECGTGNPANMEYCVTCECRLTGSNRHLKMNWPEATYSGMSAPPQPMKGGRLLCCNKCGRVNNSDARFCDWCGAKPAPTTHLLTCSKCQSRNQAYATFCHSCGCSIEPPLREDPRNNTITVGGKSTAQVVDKQAKAAWVPMSMPKPEPEKFAIGTQTAGLFFPSTKKLEQQGKGIGDQKAIMDAMSDKKPVLTAVSPGKGYWRQQMDHICGHLKAYAQNNQDFRNLIGDPRMGKLQGATVHEDGYELSITACFILRGNKDTFTGKPLGITKKSLLSDTSDDRMSEKISTSAPVTQSKSEKPSTPKKKLKKKQLDDKLSPLDKDLMREVGPNGDGDDEEVQRLLDEGASAMCESSDGIPVLTMAIMNRNWDCLESLVNNGADVNKKAGPRGNTALHEAVLLGSVGKPGVDELLGLGASSKVKNSRDETAYDLAIKGGEEAIISMFASTAGQGMLDKLMKQSSRPQVERF; encoded by the exons ATGCACAGCTGGCAGGACACGATGGCAGCAGGTGCAGTATCACCGCCCTCTATTATCCCTCTAAGGGTTCCAGTGGCTGGCAAATCCAAGACCGAGATTGACACCAACACGTACATTGAACTAAAGACAG attTTCCTGAAGCTCAGATCCACTTTACCATCGATGGTTCCAAGCCGGATCCATTTCAGCAGATAGGGCTTCGTAAGACACAGCAGTATCGAAAACCGTTCTTGTTGCAAGAAGGAAAGAAAACAGTCAAGGCAATTGCAATAACAAA AAATCGAGAGAGTAATATTGTCAGTAAGACCTTCACTGTGGAGTGGGCACCAGGCCAGGAGAAATACGAGACCGATGATGAAAGCATTAACTATCGGATATCACGCGACAAGACCTCTGCATTGCAG AACACTTCAACCAAGACAACAGCGGCTCTTATGAAGAAGGTATTGGAGGAGTCCCAGAAACCTGTAAAGGGTTCCAACTATCGCAAGCCCACCACTGGAACACGCTTCATGGAGGGAAGACTCGGCAACAAGACTGCTAGCACATCGGTTGGAGAAAAAGCTAAACAGAATGGCCAG CCAGTAGCAATAGCATCAACCCTTAAAGATACGAGTAGGACACCACCCAAAAACATGACCCAGGCTAACCGACTGCAACGAGAGACAGATTTCCTCAA GTGTATATTTTGTGGAGCTGACCGTCCGGCAGATCCATTTGCAAGATTCTGTATAGCATGTGGTAATCCAGTCCCACCACTTCCCAATGCCAGGCTACCACCACCAGAACCAGCTCAG CTTGGTATGTGTGTCGGCTGCAATGCCATGGTACCCCTGAATGTATCCAACTGCCTGATATGTGAGATGCCAATAGCTCCACAGCTCATTCCGCAAGCTTCAGTCAAACTAAAG GACAAATTGATTTGTAACGAATGCGGAACAGGTAATCCAGCCAATATGGAGTACTGTGTTACATGTGAATGCAGACTGACTGGAAGCAACAGACATCTTAAG ATGAACTGGCCAGAG GCAACATACAGTGGAATGTCAGCCCCACCTCAGCCAATGAAAGGAGGGCGTCTTCTTTGCTGTAATAAATGTGGACGGGTCAACAACAGTGACGCTCGCTTCTGTGACTGGTGTGGTGCCAAG CCTGCGCCAACAACACACTTACTAACCTGTTCCAAGTGCCAGTCACGAAACCAAGCCTATGCAACCTTCTGTCACTCCTGTGGCTGCTCTATAGAACCGCCTCTACGAGAAGATCCTCGCAATAACACCATTACCGTTGGAGGGAAGAGCACCGCCCAG GTGGTAGACAAGCAAGCCAAGGCAGCTTGGGTACCTATGTCAATGCCTAAGCCTGAACCAGAGAAGTTTGCCATCGGTACACAGACTGCTGGTCTGTTCTTCCCATCTACTAAGAAGTTGGAGCAGCAAGGCAAAGGTATTGGTGACCAGAAAGCAATTATGGACGCGATGAGTGACAAGAAACCAGTACTAACAGCCGTAAGTCCTGGAAAAG GTTACTGGCGACAGCAAATGGATCACATTTGTGGCCATTTGAAAGCTTATGCCCAGAACAACCAGGACTTCAGGAATCTGATTGGAGACCCACGAATGGGCAAG CTTCAGGGAGCTACTGTACATGAAGATGGGTATGAGCTGAGCATCACAGCTTGCTTTATCTTACGAGGTAACAAGGATACATTCACCGGTAAACCGCTCGGCATCACCAAAAAAAGTCTCCTCAGTGATACGAGTGATG ACAGGATGTCAGAAAAGATTAGTACTAGTGCTCCAGTGACTCAGAGTAAATCTGAGAAACCAAGCACGCCCAAGAAGaagctgaagaaaaaacaacttgatGATAAACTGTCG CCGTTAGATAAGGACTTGATGAGAGAGGTTGGACCAAATGGAGATGGTGATGATGAAGAAGTGCAACGTCTTCTAGATGAG GGAGCTAGTGCTATGTGTGAGAGTAGTGATGGTATACCTGTGTTAACAATGGCCATCATGAATAGAAACTGGGACTGCTTAGAGAGTCTAGTCAACAATGGAGCTGATGTCAATAAAAAAGCAGGACC GAGGGGAAACACAGCGCTTCATGAAGCTGTTTTACTGGGTAGCGTCGGCAAGCCCGGGGTGGATGAACTACTTGGTCTTGGGGCAAGCTCCAAGGTGAAGAACTCTAGAGATGAAACGGCTTATGATCTGGCAATCAAAGGAGGGGAGGAGGCTATTATTTCAATGTTTGCCTCAACGGCTGGACAAGGAATGCTGGATAAACTCATGAAACAAAGCTCTAGGCCTCAAGTGGAGAGGTTTTGA
- the LOC139954557 gene encoding double zinc ribbon and ankyrin repeat-containing protein 1-like isoform X3 — MAAGAVSPPSIIPLRVPVAGKSKTEIDTNTYIELKTDFPEAQIHFTIDGSKPDPFQQIGLRKTQQYRKPFLLQEGKKTVKAIAITKNRESNIVSKTFTVEWAPGQEKYETDDESINYRISRDKTSALQNTSTKTTAALMKKVLEESQKPVKGSNYRKPTTGTRFMEGRLGNKTASTSVGEKAKQNGQPVAIASTLKDTSRTPPKNMTQANRLQRETDFLKCIFCGADRPADPFARFCIACGNPVPPLPNARLPPPEPAQLGMCVGCNAMVPLNVSNCLICEMPIAPQLIPQASVKLKDKLICNECGTGNPANMEYCVTCECRLTGSNRHLKMNWPEATYSGMSAPPQPMKGGRLLCCNKCGRVNNSDARFCDWCGAKPAPTTHLLTCSKCQSRNQAYATFCHSCGCSIEPPLREDPRNNTITVGGKSTAQVVDKQAKAAWVPMSMPKPEPEKFAIGTQTAGLFFPSTKKLEQQGKGIGDQKAIMDAMSDKKPVLTAVSPGKGYWRQQMDHICGHLKAYAQNNQDFRNLIGDPRMGKLQGATVHEDGYELSITACFILRGNKDTFTGKPLGITKKSLLSDTSDDRMSEKISTSAPVTQSKSEKPSTPKKKLKKKQLDDKLSPLDKDLMREVGPNGDGDDEEVQRLLDEGASAMCESSDGIPVLTMAIMNRNWDCLESLVNNGADVNKKAGPRGNTALHEAVLLGSVGKPGVDELLGLGASSKVKNSRDETAYDLAIKGGEEAIISMFASTAGQGMLDKLMKQSSRPQVERF, encoded by the exons ATGGCAGCAGGTGCAGTATCACCGCCCTCTATTATCCCTCTAAGGGTTCCAGTGGCTGGCAAATCCAAGACCGAGATTGACACCAACACGTACATTGAACTAAAGACAG attTTCCTGAAGCTCAGATCCACTTTACCATCGATGGTTCCAAGCCGGATCCATTTCAGCAGATAGGGCTTCGTAAGACACAGCAGTATCGAAAACCGTTCTTGTTGCAAGAAGGAAAGAAAACAGTCAAGGCAATTGCAATAACAAA AAATCGAGAGAGTAATATTGTCAGTAAGACCTTCACTGTGGAGTGGGCACCAGGCCAGGAGAAATACGAGACCGATGATGAAAGCATTAACTATCGGATATCACGCGACAAGACCTCTGCATTGCAG AACACTTCAACCAAGACAACAGCGGCTCTTATGAAGAAGGTATTGGAGGAGTCCCAGAAACCTGTAAAGGGTTCCAACTATCGCAAGCCCACCACTGGAACACGCTTCATGGAGGGAAGACTCGGCAACAAGACTGCTAGCACATCGGTTGGAGAAAAAGCTAAACAGAATGGCCAG CCAGTAGCAATAGCATCAACCCTTAAAGATACGAGTAGGACACCACCCAAAAACATGACCCAGGCTAACCGACTGCAACGAGAGACAGATTTCCTCAA GTGTATATTTTGTGGAGCTGACCGTCCGGCAGATCCATTTGCAAGATTCTGTATAGCATGTGGTAATCCAGTCCCACCACTTCCCAATGCCAGGCTACCACCACCAGAACCAGCTCAG CTTGGTATGTGTGTCGGCTGCAATGCCATGGTACCCCTGAATGTATCCAACTGCCTGATATGTGAGATGCCAATAGCTCCACAGCTCATTCCGCAAGCTTCAGTCAAACTAAAG GACAAATTGATTTGTAACGAATGCGGAACAGGTAATCCAGCCAATATGGAGTACTGTGTTACATGTGAATGCAGACTGACTGGAAGCAACAGACATCTTAAG ATGAACTGGCCAGAG GCAACATACAGTGGAATGTCAGCCCCACCTCAGCCAATGAAAGGAGGGCGTCTTCTTTGCTGTAATAAATGTGGACGGGTCAACAACAGTGACGCTCGCTTCTGTGACTGGTGTGGTGCCAAG CCTGCGCCAACAACACACTTACTAACCTGTTCCAAGTGCCAGTCACGAAACCAAGCCTATGCAACCTTCTGTCACTCCTGTGGCTGCTCTATAGAACCGCCTCTACGAGAAGATCCTCGCAATAACACCATTACCGTTGGAGGGAAGAGCACCGCCCAG GTGGTAGACAAGCAAGCCAAGGCAGCTTGGGTACCTATGTCAATGCCTAAGCCTGAACCAGAGAAGTTTGCCATCGGTACACAGACTGCTGGTCTGTTCTTCCCATCTACTAAGAAGTTGGAGCAGCAAGGCAAAGGTATTGGTGACCAGAAAGCAATTATGGACGCGATGAGTGACAAGAAACCAGTACTAACAGCCGTAAGTCCTGGAAAAG GTTACTGGCGACAGCAAATGGATCACATTTGTGGCCATTTGAAAGCTTATGCCCAGAACAACCAGGACTTCAGGAATCTGATTGGAGACCCACGAATGGGCAAG CTTCAGGGAGCTACTGTACATGAAGATGGGTATGAGCTGAGCATCACAGCTTGCTTTATCTTACGAGGTAACAAGGATACATTCACCGGTAAACCGCTCGGCATCACCAAAAAAAGTCTCCTCAGTGATACGAGTGATG ACAGGATGTCAGAAAAGATTAGTACTAGTGCTCCAGTGACTCAGAGTAAATCTGAGAAACCAAGCACGCCCAAGAAGaagctgaagaaaaaacaacttgatGATAAACTGTCG CCGTTAGATAAGGACTTGATGAGAGAGGTTGGACCAAATGGAGATGGTGATGATGAAGAAGTGCAACGTCTTCTAGATGAG GGAGCTAGTGCTATGTGTGAGAGTAGTGATGGTATACCTGTGTTAACAATGGCCATCATGAATAGAAACTGGGACTGCTTAGAGAGTCTAGTCAACAATGGAGCTGATGTCAATAAAAAAGCAGGACC GAGGGGAAACACAGCGCTTCATGAAGCTGTTTTACTGGGTAGCGTCGGCAAGCCCGGGGTGGATGAACTACTTGGTCTTGGGGCAAGCTCCAAGGTGAAGAACTCTAGAGATGAAACGGCTTATGATCTGGCAATCAAAGGAGGGGAGGAGGCTATTATTTCAATGTTTGCCTCAACGGCTGGACAAGGAATGCTGGATAAACTCATGAAACAAAGCTCTAGGCCTCAAGTGGAGAGGTTTTGA
- the LOC139954557 gene encoding double zinc ribbon and ankyrin repeat-containing protein 1-like isoform X2, which yields MHSWQDTMAAGAVSPPSIIPLRVPVAGKSKTEIDTNTYIELKTDFPEAQIHFTIDGSKPDPFQQIGLRKTQQYRKPFLLQEGKKTVKAIAITKNRESNIVSKTFTVEWAPGQEKYETDDESINYRISRDKTSALQNTSTKTTAALMKKVLEESQKPVKGSNYRKPTTGTRFMEGRLGNKTASTSVGEKAKQNGQPVAIASTLKDTSRTPPKNMTQANRLQRETDFLKCIFCGADRPADPFARFCIACGNPVPPLPNARLPPPEPAQLGMCVGCNAMVPLNVSNCLICEMPIAPQLIPQASVKLKDKLICNECGTGNPANMEYCVTCECRLTGSNRHLKATYSGMSAPPQPMKGGRLLCCNKCGRVNNSDARFCDWCGAKPAPTTHLLTCSKCQSRNQAYATFCHSCGCSIEPPLREDPRNNTITVGGKSTAQVVDKQAKAAWVPMSMPKPEPEKFAIGTQTAGLFFPSTKKLEQQGKGIGDQKAIMDAMSDKKPVLTAVSPGKGYWRQQMDHICGHLKAYAQNNQDFRNLIGDPRMGKLQGATVHEDGYELSITACFILRGNKDTFTGKPLGITKKSLLSDTSDDRMSEKISTSAPVTQSKSEKPSTPKKKLKKKQLDDKLSPLDKDLMREVGPNGDGDDEEVQRLLDEGASAMCESSDGIPVLTMAIMNRNWDCLESLVNNGADVNKKAGPRGNTALHEAVLLGSVGKPGVDELLGLGASSKVKNSRDETAYDLAIKGGEEAIISMFASTAGQGMLDKLMKQSSRPQVERF from the exons ATGCACAGCTGGCAGGACACGATGGCAGCAGGTGCAGTATCACCGCCCTCTATTATCCCTCTAAGGGTTCCAGTGGCTGGCAAATCCAAGACCGAGATTGACACCAACACGTACATTGAACTAAAGACAG attTTCCTGAAGCTCAGATCCACTTTACCATCGATGGTTCCAAGCCGGATCCATTTCAGCAGATAGGGCTTCGTAAGACACAGCAGTATCGAAAACCGTTCTTGTTGCAAGAAGGAAAGAAAACAGTCAAGGCAATTGCAATAACAAA AAATCGAGAGAGTAATATTGTCAGTAAGACCTTCACTGTGGAGTGGGCACCAGGCCAGGAGAAATACGAGACCGATGATGAAAGCATTAACTATCGGATATCACGCGACAAGACCTCTGCATTGCAG AACACTTCAACCAAGACAACAGCGGCTCTTATGAAGAAGGTATTGGAGGAGTCCCAGAAACCTGTAAAGGGTTCCAACTATCGCAAGCCCACCACTGGAACACGCTTCATGGAGGGAAGACTCGGCAACAAGACTGCTAGCACATCGGTTGGAGAAAAAGCTAAACAGAATGGCCAG CCAGTAGCAATAGCATCAACCCTTAAAGATACGAGTAGGACACCACCCAAAAACATGACCCAGGCTAACCGACTGCAACGAGAGACAGATTTCCTCAA GTGTATATTTTGTGGAGCTGACCGTCCGGCAGATCCATTTGCAAGATTCTGTATAGCATGTGGTAATCCAGTCCCACCACTTCCCAATGCCAGGCTACCACCACCAGAACCAGCTCAG CTTGGTATGTGTGTCGGCTGCAATGCCATGGTACCCCTGAATGTATCCAACTGCCTGATATGTGAGATGCCAATAGCTCCACAGCTCATTCCGCAAGCTTCAGTCAAACTAAAG GACAAATTGATTTGTAACGAATGCGGAACAGGTAATCCAGCCAATATGGAGTACTGTGTTACATGTGAATGCAGACTGACTGGAAGCAACAGACATCTTAAG GCAACATACAGTGGAATGTCAGCCCCACCTCAGCCAATGAAAGGAGGGCGTCTTCTTTGCTGTAATAAATGTGGACGGGTCAACAACAGTGACGCTCGCTTCTGTGACTGGTGTGGTGCCAAG CCTGCGCCAACAACACACTTACTAACCTGTTCCAAGTGCCAGTCACGAAACCAAGCCTATGCAACCTTCTGTCACTCCTGTGGCTGCTCTATAGAACCGCCTCTACGAGAAGATCCTCGCAATAACACCATTACCGTTGGAGGGAAGAGCACCGCCCAG GTGGTAGACAAGCAAGCCAAGGCAGCTTGGGTACCTATGTCAATGCCTAAGCCTGAACCAGAGAAGTTTGCCATCGGTACACAGACTGCTGGTCTGTTCTTCCCATCTACTAAGAAGTTGGAGCAGCAAGGCAAAGGTATTGGTGACCAGAAAGCAATTATGGACGCGATGAGTGACAAGAAACCAGTACTAACAGCCGTAAGTCCTGGAAAAG GTTACTGGCGACAGCAAATGGATCACATTTGTGGCCATTTGAAAGCTTATGCCCAGAACAACCAGGACTTCAGGAATCTGATTGGAGACCCACGAATGGGCAAG CTTCAGGGAGCTACTGTACATGAAGATGGGTATGAGCTGAGCATCACAGCTTGCTTTATCTTACGAGGTAACAAGGATACATTCACCGGTAAACCGCTCGGCATCACCAAAAAAAGTCTCCTCAGTGATACGAGTGATG ACAGGATGTCAGAAAAGATTAGTACTAGTGCTCCAGTGACTCAGAGTAAATCTGAGAAACCAAGCACGCCCAAGAAGaagctgaagaaaaaacaacttgatGATAAACTGTCG CCGTTAGATAAGGACTTGATGAGAGAGGTTGGACCAAATGGAGATGGTGATGATGAAGAAGTGCAACGTCTTCTAGATGAG GGAGCTAGTGCTATGTGTGAGAGTAGTGATGGTATACCTGTGTTAACAATGGCCATCATGAATAGAAACTGGGACTGCTTAGAGAGTCTAGTCAACAATGGAGCTGATGTCAATAAAAAAGCAGGACC GAGGGGAAACACAGCGCTTCATGAAGCTGTTTTACTGGGTAGCGTCGGCAAGCCCGGGGTGGATGAACTACTTGGTCTTGGGGCAAGCTCCAAGGTGAAGAACTCTAGAGATGAAACGGCTTATGATCTGGCAATCAAAGGAGGGGAGGAGGCTATTATTTCAATGTTTGCCTCAACGGCTGGACAAGGAATGCTGGATAAACTCATGAAACAAAGCTCTAGGCCTCAAGTGGAGAGGTTTTGA